One Halalkalicoccus sp. NIPERK01 DNA window includes the following coding sequences:
- a CDS encoding long-chain fatty acid--CoA ligase, translated as MHWREAEREYTDAVIGESTLARLFEESVARNEGRVAQRYKGGVYDRSLTPSVVERAPDGEFATLTYGEMASVVRNLAAGFRDLGVGRGDRVGIFADTRMEWAQADFGLLAAGAVVTTIYAGSSPNQVEFLLSDPGASGVVVENEERLERVLAVEDDLDLEFVVVMDRIEGYDDRANVLTLAELHDRGAERFDREQYEDWIDATDPDDLATLIYTSGTTGRPKGVELTHANLRANVNQCRKRFGPRPDKGGLPAIDADTRTVSFLPLAHVLERLAGHFLMFASGASVAYAESPDTLREDFQAVRPTTGTSVPRVYEKIYDAIRSQASESGVKRRIFEWAVGVGKAYHRTPSPGPVLKGKQALADRLVFSQVKEALGGEIAFLISGGGSLSPELCALYHGMGLPILEGYGLTETSPVISVNPIDAPEIGTIGPPLPDVEVRVDESVVGERQRREADGEVGELLVRGPNVTRGYWKNEAATAESFTDAPTSEASGESEGSSSGRWFRTGDIVEIRPDGYVVFRERAKQIIVLSTGKNVAPGPLEDAFAASELVEQCLVMGDGRKFVSALIVPSAEGVREWAAIEGISLPDSEREICRDDRVRRRIEREVERANEGFEPHERIKQFRLVPEEFTEDNGMLTPTMKKKRRTILERFADEVEAIYAE; from the coding sequence ATGCACTGGCGCGAGGCCGAACGCGAGTACACCGACGCGGTGATCGGCGAGTCGACGCTCGCCCGGCTGTTCGAGGAGAGCGTCGCCCGGAACGAGGGGCGGGTCGCCCAGCGGTACAAGGGCGGCGTCTACGACCGCTCGTTGACCCCGTCGGTCGTCGAGCGGGCGCCGGACGGCGAGTTCGCGACGCTGACCTACGGCGAGATGGCGTCGGTCGTCCGCAACCTCGCGGCGGGCTTTCGCGACCTCGGCGTCGGGCGCGGCGACCGCGTGGGGATCTTCGCGGACACCCGCATGGAGTGGGCCCAGGCGGACTTCGGTCTGCTCGCCGCGGGCGCGGTCGTCACGACCATCTACGCCGGATCGTCGCCGAACCAGGTCGAGTTCCTCCTCTCGGACCCCGGTGCGAGCGGCGTCGTCGTCGAAAACGAGGAACGCCTCGAACGGGTGCTGGCCGTCGAGGACGACCTCGACCTCGAGTTCGTCGTCGTGATGGACCGGATCGAGGGCTACGACGACCGGGCGAACGTCCTGACGCTCGCGGAACTCCACGACCGCGGCGCGGAGCGGTTCGACCGCGAGCAGTATGAAGACTGGATCGACGCGACCGATCCCGACGATCTGGCGACGCTGATCTACACCTCCGGGACGACGGGCCGGCCGAAGGGCGTCGAACTCACCCACGCGAACCTCCGGGCGAACGTCAACCAGTGTCGAAAGCGCTTCGGTCCCCGCCCCGACAAGGGGGGCCTCCCCGCCATCGACGCCGACACCCGGACCGTCTCCTTCCTCCCGCTCGCGCACGTCCTCGAACGCCTCGCCGGGCACTTCCTGATGTTCGCGAGCGGGGCGTCGGTGGCGTACGCCGAGAGCCCCGACACGCTGCGCGAGGACTTTCAGGCCGTGCGTCCGACGACGGGCACGAGCGTACCCCGGGTCTACGAGAAGATCTACGACGCGATCCGCTCGCAAGCGAGCGAATCGGGCGTGAAACGGCGGATCTTCGAGTGGGCCGTCGGGGTCGGAAAGGCGTATCACCGAACCCCCTCGCCGGGGCCCGTTCTCAAAGGAAAGCAGGCGCTCGCGGATCGCCTCGTCTTCAGCCAGGTCAAGGAGGCGCTCGGCGGGGAGATAGCGTTCCTCATCAGCGGCGGGGGCAGCCTCTCCCCGGAGCTCTGTGCGCTGTATCACGGCATGGGGCTGCCGATTCTGGAGGGATACGGCCTGACCGAGACCTCGCCGGTGATCTCGGTCAACCCGATCGATGCCCCCGAGATCGGAACCATCGGCCCGCCGCTGCCGGACGTCGAGGTCAGGGTCGACGAGTCGGTCGTCGGCGAGCGCCAGCGCCGGGAGGCCGACGGCGAGGTGGGCGAACTCCTCGTGCGCGGGCCGAACGTCACCCGAGGGTACTGGAAGAACGAGGCGGCCACCGCCGAATCCTTTACCGACGCCCCCACGAGCGAAGCGAGCGGGGAGTCGGAGGGCTCGTCCTCCGGGAGGTGGTTCCGCACGGGCGACATCGTCGAGATCCGCCCGGACGGCTACGTCGTCTTTCGCGAGCGGGCGAAACAGATCATCGTCCTCTCGACGGGCAAGAACGTCGCGCCCGGGCCGCTAGAGGACGCCTTCGCCGCGAGCGAACTCGTCGAGCAGTGTCTCGTGATGGGCGACGGCCGGAAGTTCGTCTCGGCGCTGATCGTCCCGAGCGCCGAGGGCGTCCGCGAGTGGGCCGCGATCGAGGGGATCTCCCTCCCCGACTCCGAGCGCGAGATCTGCCGGGACGACCGGGTGCGGAGGCGGATCGAGCGGGAGGTCGAGCGCGCGAACGAGGGCTTCGAGCCCCACGAGCGCATCAAGCAGTTCCGGCTGGTGCCCGAGGAGTTCACCGAGGACAACGGCATGCTCACCCCGACGATGAAGAAGAAACGCCGCACCATCCTCGAACGGTTCGCCGACGAGGTCGAGGCGATCTACGCGGAGTGA
- a CDS encoding MBL fold metallo-hydrolase, with protein MAIGDYYPVDGCPEYYYLDTGMYDTERYGAVYVVDAERPALIDTGIGTNYEFVLEAMDDIGIAPEDLAVIAPTHVHLDHAGGAGYLAAECPNAEVHVHEIGARHLVDPERLIAGTKAAVEDQWEYYAEPKPVPEERIVELSDGDTIDLGDRSLEVYHAPGHAPHQVIYYDPDASVVATGDAAGIWVPQLETVRQTSPPANFDLEACLDDVETIRSLDPDTLLFGHFGPAPASDEVLDTYREVLTDWVADVEEKRAELGDDEAVIEHFVETTEMAEVWGERKARAEERLNTRGVLGYLDASAESER; from the coding sequence ACGGCTGCCCCGAGTACTACTACCTCGACACCGGTATGTACGACACCGAGCGCTACGGCGCGGTCTACGTCGTCGACGCGGAGCGCCCCGCCCTGATAGACACCGGGATCGGCACGAACTACGAGTTCGTCCTGGAGGCGATGGATGATATCGGCATCGCCCCCGAGGACCTCGCGGTCATCGCGCCGACCCACGTCCACCTGGATCACGCCGGCGGGGCGGGCTACCTCGCCGCCGAGTGTCCGAACGCCGAGGTCCACGTTCACGAGATCGGTGCGCGCCACCTCGTCGATCCCGAGCGCCTGATCGCGGGGACGAAAGCGGCCGTCGAGGACCAGTGGGAGTACTACGCCGAGCCGAAACCCGTTCCCGAGGAGCGGATCGTCGAGCTTTCGGACGGCGACACGATCGACCTCGGGGACAGGAGCCTGGAGGTGTATCACGCCCCCGGTCACGCCCCCCACCAGGTGATCTACTACGACCCCGATGCGTCCGTGGTGGCGACGGGCGACGCCGCGGGCATCTGGGTGCCGCAGTTGGAAACCGTGCGACAGACCTCCCCGCCGGCGAACTTCGACCTCGAGGCCTGTCTCGACGACGTCGAGACGATCCGCTCGCTCGATCCCGACACCCTCCTGTTCGGCCACTTCGGGCCCGCGCCCGCGAGCGACGAGGTGCTCGACACCTACAGGGAGGTGCTCACCGACTGGGTCGCGGACGTCGAGGAGAAACGCGCGGAACTCGGGGACGACGAGGCGGTGATCGAGCACTTCGTCGAGACCACGGAGATGGCGGAGGTCTGGGGCGAGCGCAAGGCCCGCGCCGAGGAGCGCCTGAACACGCGGGGCGTGCTGGGGTATCTGGACGCGTCGGCGGAGTCGGAACGGTAA